In the Paralichthys olivaceus isolate ysfri-2021 chromosome 15, ASM2471397v2, whole genome shotgun sequence genome, one interval contains:
- the dixdc1b gene encoding dixin isoform X8: MIASLSRGSLLDEVLHGSSNEQQLAAYISWVNCQLKRKPGLKPVTNLRHDLQDGVVLTKLIEIVAGEVLEGVFVTPQSKDESRKNVEQVLQFISSRNIRMPHISARDIVDGNLKSVMRIILALAAHFKPSANQRAAAGSGRTLTRGHASHNPLSPVALAQGAAAALATACFDASQPARVTRIHSDWGLDKEKNVCVRALVQQYERGSPDEQDNPQPTSSVSPLSHPKAPPSSQPDRSEDDRQRQQSSAESSHAVVETAWEDSLSETLENDVQETRKMVSALQALLLHGSLPEDEKDVSLSLDQCNPEQQLVVTRSRLDQSMEEAQELKRELLHCKQEMRNLQGVKGAQQQRLCTQEASILQMKQELLRASMTKDELNNQNAELQWKLEENNRLWGECKKEIGQKERLLQQLKRMLEESQKQQNELQRELEHKNNLLQELRGRDLQQIPSGTENNGCSYSGNPAPSVSDQADKVQLLRDALRSLRNNFRDHDPQHHTLDTLEQGIVSLIDRLHVVHTHRARGKSPRRKGQQTDSDSWSCTKVGQSHSGSSASTKILYFTGKSPTPSMINIQKRLGEVTLKDVKAAVDQEGNYRYHFKALDPEFGTVKEEVYLDAAVVPGWEGKIVAWVEEDRGDDRPL; the protein is encoded by the exons ATGATCGCCTCACTCTCGAGAGGAAGTTTGCTGGACGAGGTTCTTCACGGGAGCTCCAACGAG cagcagctggcagCATATATTTCCTGGGTGAACTGTCAGCTGAAGAGGAAACCGGGTCTGAAGCCTGTCACTAACCTCAGGCATGACCTGCAGGATGGGGTGGTTCTCACAAAACTCATAGAGATAGTTg CTGGTGAAGTGCTGGAGGGAGTATTTGTGACTCCTCAAAGCAAAGACGAAAGCAGGAAGAATGTGGAGCAGGTCTTGCAGTTCATTTCCTCCCGAAACATACGCATGCCGCACATATCCGCAAGAG ACATTGTTGATGGTAACCTGAAATCTGTAATGAGGATAATTCTGGCGCTGGCGGCTCACTTCAAACCTTCAGCCAACCAAAGGGCTGCTGCTGGAAGTGGAAGGACCTTGACAAGAGGCCATGCCAGCCACAACCCTCTCTCCCCTGTTGCATTAGCACAAGGGGCCGCTGCTGCATTGGCGACGGCCTGTTTTGATGCCTCACAGCCTGCACGAGTCACACGTATCCACAG TGACTGGGGGTTGGACAAggaaaagaatgtgtgtgttcgtgcacTGGTCCAGCAGTATGAAAGAGGATCTCCAGATGAGCAGGACAATCCTCAGCCCACCAG CTCCGTCAGTCCACTGTCGCATCCAAAAGCTCCACCGAGCAGCCAGCCTGACAGATCGGAAGATGACCGCCAACGACAGCAGAGCAGTG CTGAGTCATCTCATGCTGTAGTGGAGACGGCGTGGGAAGATTCTCTCAGTGAAACTTTGGAGAATGACGTACAGGAGACAAGAAAAATGGTGTCAGCCCTACAG GCTCTACTGCTTCATGGTTCTCTTCCTGAGGATGAGAAGGACGTGTCTTTGTCTTTGGACCAGTGCAACCCTGAACAGCAGCTG GTAGTCACTCGCAGTCGCTTGGATCAGAGTATGGAGGAGGCACAGgagttaaag AGGGAACTGCTGCACTGTAAGCAAGAGATGAGAAACCTCCAGGGAGTCAAA GGCGCCCAACAGCAGAGGCTGTGCACTCAGGAGGCATCAATCCTGCAGATGAAGCAAGAGCTTCTCCGAGCCAGCATGACAAAGGATGAGCTCAACAaccaaaat GCAGAGCTACAGTGGAAGCTGGAGGAAAATAATAGACTGTGGGGTGAATGCAAG AAAGAGATTGGACAGAAGGAAAGACTACTGCAGCAACTTAAACGCATGCTCGAAGAAAGCCAGAAACAGCAG AATGAGTTGCAAAGAGAGTTGGAGCATAAAAACAACTTGCTGCAGGAGCTTAGGGGCAGAGATCTGCAACAG ATTCCCTCCGGCACAGAGAACAATGGATGTTCTTACTCTGGAAATCCAGCTCCCTCTGTGTCAGAC CAGGCAGATAAGGTTCAGCTGCTCAGAGACGCACTCCGGAGTTTGAGGAACAACTTCAGGGACCATGACCCGCAGCACCATACTCTGGACACCCTGGAGCAGGGCATAGTATCACTCATCGACAGACTGCatgttgtgcacacacacagg GCAAGGGGGAAGTCTCCAAGACGTAAAGGTCAAcaaacagactctgactccTGGTCCTGCACAA AGGTTGGTCAGTCCCACAGTGGCTCCTCTGCCTCGACTAAAATCCTTTATTTCACTGGAAAATCCCCAACGCCTTCCATGATCAATATTCAGAAAag GTTGGGTGAAGTAACTCTGAAGGACGTTAAAGCAGCTGTGGATCAAGAGGGAAACTACAGGTATCACTTCAAGGCCCTGGACCCAGAGTTTGGCACAGTGAAGGAGGAG GTGTACCTGGATGCAGCAGTCGTTCCAGGCTGGGAAGGTAAAATCGTGGCGTGGGTAGAAGAGGACCGCGGTGACGACAG
- the dixdc1b gene encoding dixin-A isoform X1, translated as MIASLSRGSLLDEVLHGSSNEQQLAAYISWVNCQLKRKPGLKPVTNLRHDLQDGVVLTKLIEIVAGEVLEGVFVTPQSKDESRKNVEQVLQFISSRNIRMPHISARDIVDGNLKSVMRIILALAAHFKPSANQRAAAGSGRTLTRGHASHNPLSPVALAQGAAAALATACFDASQPARVTRIHSDWGLDKEKNVCVRALVQQYERGSPDEQDNPQPTSVLFFSSLSSVSPLSHPKAPPSSQPDRSEDDRQRQQSSAESSHAVVETAWEDSLSETLENDVQETRKMVSALQALLLHGSLPEDEKDVSLSLDQCNPEQQLVVTRSRLDQSMEEAQELKRELLHCKQEMRNLQGVKGAQQQRLCTQEASILQMKQELLRASMTKDELNNQNAELQWKLEENNRLWGECKKEIGQKERLLQQLKRMLEESQKQQNELQRELEHKNNLLQELRGRDLQQIPSGTENNGCSYSGNPAPSVSDQADKVQLLRDALRSLRNNFRDHDPQHHTLDTLEQGIVSLIDRLHVVHTHRARGKSPRRKGQQTDSDSWSCTKVGQSHSGSSASTKILYFTGKSPTPSMINIQKRLGEVTLKDVKAAVDQEGNYRYHFKALDPEFGTVKEEVYLDAAVVPGWEGKIVAWVEEDRGDDRIPEAHRHNSSEKRKWTMLFFWIGLFSKLL; from the exons ATGATCGCCTCACTCTCGAGAGGAAGTTTGCTGGACGAGGTTCTTCACGGGAGCTCCAACGAG cagcagctggcagCATATATTTCCTGGGTGAACTGTCAGCTGAAGAGGAAACCGGGTCTGAAGCCTGTCACTAACCTCAGGCATGACCTGCAGGATGGGGTGGTTCTCACAAAACTCATAGAGATAGTTg CTGGTGAAGTGCTGGAGGGAGTATTTGTGACTCCTCAAAGCAAAGACGAAAGCAGGAAGAATGTGGAGCAGGTCTTGCAGTTCATTTCCTCCCGAAACATACGCATGCCGCACATATCCGCAAGAG ACATTGTTGATGGTAACCTGAAATCTGTAATGAGGATAATTCTGGCGCTGGCGGCTCACTTCAAACCTTCAGCCAACCAAAGGGCTGCTGCTGGAAGTGGAAGGACCTTGACAAGAGGCCATGCCAGCCACAACCCTCTCTCCCCTGTTGCATTAGCACAAGGGGCCGCTGCTGCATTGGCGACGGCCTGTTTTGATGCCTCACAGCCTGCACGAGTCACACGTATCCACAG TGACTGGGGGTTGGACAAggaaaagaatgtgtgtgttcgtgcacTGGTCCAGCAGTATGAAAGAGGATCTCCAGATGAGCAGGACAATCCTCAGCCCACCAG TGTCTTGTTCTTCTCGAGCCTTAGCTCCGTCAGTCCACTGTCGCATCCAAAAGCTCCACCGAGCAGCCAGCCTGACAGATCGGAAGATGACCGCCAACGACAGCAGAGCAGTG CTGAGTCATCTCATGCTGTAGTGGAGACGGCGTGGGAAGATTCTCTCAGTGAAACTTTGGAGAATGACGTACAGGAGACAAGAAAAATGGTGTCAGCCCTACAG GCTCTACTGCTTCATGGTTCTCTTCCTGAGGATGAGAAGGACGTGTCTTTGTCTTTGGACCAGTGCAACCCTGAACAGCAGCTG GTAGTCACTCGCAGTCGCTTGGATCAGAGTATGGAGGAGGCACAGgagttaaag AGGGAACTGCTGCACTGTAAGCAAGAGATGAGAAACCTCCAGGGAGTCAAA GGCGCCCAACAGCAGAGGCTGTGCACTCAGGAGGCATCAATCCTGCAGATGAAGCAAGAGCTTCTCCGAGCCAGCATGACAAAGGATGAGCTCAACAaccaaaat GCAGAGCTACAGTGGAAGCTGGAGGAAAATAATAGACTGTGGGGTGAATGCAAG AAAGAGATTGGACAGAAGGAAAGACTACTGCAGCAACTTAAACGCATGCTCGAAGAAAGCCAGAAACAGCAG AATGAGTTGCAAAGAGAGTTGGAGCATAAAAACAACTTGCTGCAGGAGCTTAGGGGCAGAGATCTGCAACAG ATTCCCTCCGGCACAGAGAACAATGGATGTTCTTACTCTGGAAATCCAGCTCCCTCTGTGTCAGAC CAGGCAGATAAGGTTCAGCTGCTCAGAGACGCACTCCGGAGTTTGAGGAACAACTTCAGGGACCATGACCCGCAGCACCATACTCTGGACACCCTGGAGCAGGGCATAGTATCACTCATCGACAGACTGCatgttgtgcacacacacagg GCAAGGGGGAAGTCTCCAAGACGTAAAGGTCAAcaaacagactctgactccTGGTCCTGCACAA AGGTTGGTCAGTCCCACAGTGGCTCCTCTGCCTCGACTAAAATCCTTTATTTCACTGGAAAATCCCCAACGCCTTCCATGATCAATATTCAGAAAag GTTGGGTGAAGTAACTCTGAAGGACGTTAAAGCAGCTGTGGATCAAGAGGGAAACTACAGGTATCACTTCAAGGCCCTGGACCCAGAGTTTGGCACAGTGAAGGAGGAG GTGTACCTGGATGCAGCAGTCGTTCCAGGCTGGGAAGGTAAAATCGTGGCGTGGGTAGAAGAGGACCGCGGTGACGACAG
- the dixdc1b gene encoding dixin isoform X7 → MIASLSRGSLLDEVLHGSSNEQQLAAYISWVNCQLKRKPGLKPVTNLRHDLQDGVVLTKLIEIVAGEVLEGVFVTPQSKDESRKNVEQVLQFISSRNIRMPHISARDIVDGNLKSVMRIILALAAHFKPSANQRAAAGSGRTLTRGHASHNPLSPVALAQGAAAALATACFDASQPARVTRIHSDWGLDKEKNVCVRALVQQYERGSPDEQDNPQPTSLSSVSPLSHPKAPPSSQPDRSEDDRQRQQSSAESSHAVVETAWEDSLSETLENDVQETRKMVSALQALLLHGSLPEDEKDVSLSLDQCNPEQQLVVTRSRLDQSMEEAQELKRELLHCKQEMRNLQGVKGAQQQRLCTQEASILQMKQELLRASMTKDELNNQNAELQWKLEENNRLWGECKKEIGQKERLLQQLKRMLEESQKQQNELQRELEHKNNLLQELRGRDLQQIPSGTENNGCSYSGNPAPSVSDQADKVQLLRDALRSLRNNFRDHDPQHHTLDTLEQGIVSLIDRLHVVHTHRARGKSPRRKGQQTDSDSWSCTKVGQSHSGSSASTKILYFTGKSPTPSMINIQKRLGEVTLKDVKAAVDQEGNYRYHFKALDPEFGTVKEEVYLDAAVVPGWEGKIVAWVEEDRGDDRPL, encoded by the exons ATGATCGCCTCACTCTCGAGAGGAAGTTTGCTGGACGAGGTTCTTCACGGGAGCTCCAACGAG cagcagctggcagCATATATTTCCTGGGTGAACTGTCAGCTGAAGAGGAAACCGGGTCTGAAGCCTGTCACTAACCTCAGGCATGACCTGCAGGATGGGGTGGTTCTCACAAAACTCATAGAGATAGTTg CTGGTGAAGTGCTGGAGGGAGTATTTGTGACTCCTCAAAGCAAAGACGAAAGCAGGAAGAATGTGGAGCAGGTCTTGCAGTTCATTTCCTCCCGAAACATACGCATGCCGCACATATCCGCAAGAG ACATTGTTGATGGTAACCTGAAATCTGTAATGAGGATAATTCTGGCGCTGGCGGCTCACTTCAAACCTTCAGCCAACCAAAGGGCTGCTGCTGGAAGTGGAAGGACCTTGACAAGAGGCCATGCCAGCCACAACCCTCTCTCCCCTGTTGCATTAGCACAAGGGGCCGCTGCTGCATTGGCGACGGCCTGTTTTGATGCCTCACAGCCTGCACGAGTCACACGTATCCACAG TGACTGGGGGTTGGACAAggaaaagaatgtgtgtgttcgtgcacTGGTCCAGCAGTATGAAAGAGGATCTCCAGATGAGCAGGACAATCCTCAGCCCACCAG CCTTAGCTCCGTCAGTCCACTGTCGCATCCAAAAGCTCCACCGAGCAGCCAGCCTGACAGATCGGAAGATGACCGCCAACGACAGCAGAGCAGTG CTGAGTCATCTCATGCTGTAGTGGAGACGGCGTGGGAAGATTCTCTCAGTGAAACTTTGGAGAATGACGTACAGGAGACAAGAAAAATGGTGTCAGCCCTACAG GCTCTACTGCTTCATGGTTCTCTTCCTGAGGATGAGAAGGACGTGTCTTTGTCTTTGGACCAGTGCAACCCTGAACAGCAGCTG GTAGTCACTCGCAGTCGCTTGGATCAGAGTATGGAGGAGGCACAGgagttaaag AGGGAACTGCTGCACTGTAAGCAAGAGATGAGAAACCTCCAGGGAGTCAAA GGCGCCCAACAGCAGAGGCTGTGCACTCAGGAGGCATCAATCCTGCAGATGAAGCAAGAGCTTCTCCGAGCCAGCATGACAAAGGATGAGCTCAACAaccaaaat GCAGAGCTACAGTGGAAGCTGGAGGAAAATAATAGACTGTGGGGTGAATGCAAG AAAGAGATTGGACAGAAGGAAAGACTACTGCAGCAACTTAAACGCATGCTCGAAGAAAGCCAGAAACAGCAG AATGAGTTGCAAAGAGAGTTGGAGCATAAAAACAACTTGCTGCAGGAGCTTAGGGGCAGAGATCTGCAACAG ATTCCCTCCGGCACAGAGAACAATGGATGTTCTTACTCTGGAAATCCAGCTCCCTCTGTGTCAGAC CAGGCAGATAAGGTTCAGCTGCTCAGAGACGCACTCCGGAGTTTGAGGAACAACTTCAGGGACCATGACCCGCAGCACCATACTCTGGACACCCTGGAGCAGGGCATAGTATCACTCATCGACAGACTGCatgttgtgcacacacacagg GCAAGGGGGAAGTCTCCAAGACGTAAAGGTCAAcaaacagactctgactccTGGTCCTGCACAA AGGTTGGTCAGTCCCACAGTGGCTCCTCTGCCTCGACTAAAATCCTTTATTTCACTGGAAAATCCCCAACGCCTTCCATGATCAATATTCAGAAAag GTTGGGTGAAGTAACTCTGAAGGACGTTAAAGCAGCTGTGGATCAAGAGGGAAACTACAGGTATCACTTCAAGGCCCTGGACCCAGAGTTTGGCACAGTGAAGGAGGAG GTGTACCTGGATGCAGCAGTCGTTCCAGGCTGGGAAGGTAAAATCGTGGCGTGGGTAGAAGAGGACCGCGGTGACGACAG
- the dixdc1b gene encoding dixin-A isoform X3: MIASLSRGSLLDEVLHGSSNEQQLAAYISWVNCQLKRKPGLKPVTNLRHDLQDGVVLTKLIEIVAGEVLEGVFVTPQSKDESRKNVEQVLQFISSRNIRMPHISARDIVDGNLKSVMRIILALAAHFKPSANQRAAAGSGRTLTRGHASHNPLSPVALAQGAAAALATACFDASQPARVTRIHSDWGLDKEKNVCVRALVQQYERGSPDEQDNPQPTSLSSVSPLSHPKAPPSSQPDRSEDDRQRQQSSAESSHAVVETAWEDSLSETLENDVQETRKMVSALQALLLHGSLPEDEKDVSLSLDQCNPEQQLVVTRSRLDQSMEEAQELKRELLHCKQEMRNLQGVKGAQQQRLCTQEASILQMKQELLRASMTKDELNNQNAELQWKLEENNRLWGECKKEIGQKERLLQQLKRMLEESQKQQNELQRELEHKNNLLQELRGRDLQQIPSGTENNGCSYSGNPAPSVSDQADKVQLLRDALRSLRNNFRDHDPQHHTLDTLEQGIVSLIDRLHVVHTHRARGKSPRRKGQQTDSDSWSCTKVGQSHSGSSASTKILYFTGKSPTPSMINIQKRLGEVTLKDVKAAVDQEGNYRYHFKALDPEFGTVKEEVYLDAAVVPGWEGKIVAWVEEDRGDDRIPEAHRHNSSEKRKWTMLFFWIGLFSKLL; the protein is encoded by the exons ATGATCGCCTCACTCTCGAGAGGAAGTTTGCTGGACGAGGTTCTTCACGGGAGCTCCAACGAG cagcagctggcagCATATATTTCCTGGGTGAACTGTCAGCTGAAGAGGAAACCGGGTCTGAAGCCTGTCACTAACCTCAGGCATGACCTGCAGGATGGGGTGGTTCTCACAAAACTCATAGAGATAGTTg CTGGTGAAGTGCTGGAGGGAGTATTTGTGACTCCTCAAAGCAAAGACGAAAGCAGGAAGAATGTGGAGCAGGTCTTGCAGTTCATTTCCTCCCGAAACATACGCATGCCGCACATATCCGCAAGAG ACATTGTTGATGGTAACCTGAAATCTGTAATGAGGATAATTCTGGCGCTGGCGGCTCACTTCAAACCTTCAGCCAACCAAAGGGCTGCTGCTGGAAGTGGAAGGACCTTGACAAGAGGCCATGCCAGCCACAACCCTCTCTCCCCTGTTGCATTAGCACAAGGGGCCGCTGCTGCATTGGCGACGGCCTGTTTTGATGCCTCACAGCCTGCACGAGTCACACGTATCCACAG TGACTGGGGGTTGGACAAggaaaagaatgtgtgtgttcgtgcacTGGTCCAGCAGTATGAAAGAGGATCTCCAGATGAGCAGGACAATCCTCAGCCCACCAG CCTTAGCTCCGTCAGTCCACTGTCGCATCCAAAAGCTCCACCGAGCAGCCAGCCTGACAGATCGGAAGATGACCGCCAACGACAGCAGAGCAGTG CTGAGTCATCTCATGCTGTAGTGGAGACGGCGTGGGAAGATTCTCTCAGTGAAACTTTGGAGAATGACGTACAGGAGACAAGAAAAATGGTGTCAGCCCTACAG GCTCTACTGCTTCATGGTTCTCTTCCTGAGGATGAGAAGGACGTGTCTTTGTCTTTGGACCAGTGCAACCCTGAACAGCAGCTG GTAGTCACTCGCAGTCGCTTGGATCAGAGTATGGAGGAGGCACAGgagttaaag AGGGAACTGCTGCACTGTAAGCAAGAGATGAGAAACCTCCAGGGAGTCAAA GGCGCCCAACAGCAGAGGCTGTGCACTCAGGAGGCATCAATCCTGCAGATGAAGCAAGAGCTTCTCCGAGCCAGCATGACAAAGGATGAGCTCAACAaccaaaat GCAGAGCTACAGTGGAAGCTGGAGGAAAATAATAGACTGTGGGGTGAATGCAAG AAAGAGATTGGACAGAAGGAAAGACTACTGCAGCAACTTAAACGCATGCTCGAAGAAAGCCAGAAACAGCAG AATGAGTTGCAAAGAGAGTTGGAGCATAAAAACAACTTGCTGCAGGAGCTTAGGGGCAGAGATCTGCAACAG ATTCCCTCCGGCACAGAGAACAATGGATGTTCTTACTCTGGAAATCCAGCTCCCTCTGTGTCAGAC CAGGCAGATAAGGTTCAGCTGCTCAGAGACGCACTCCGGAGTTTGAGGAACAACTTCAGGGACCATGACCCGCAGCACCATACTCTGGACACCCTGGAGCAGGGCATAGTATCACTCATCGACAGACTGCatgttgtgcacacacacagg GCAAGGGGGAAGTCTCCAAGACGTAAAGGTCAAcaaacagactctgactccTGGTCCTGCACAA AGGTTGGTCAGTCCCACAGTGGCTCCTCTGCCTCGACTAAAATCCTTTATTTCACTGGAAAATCCCCAACGCCTTCCATGATCAATATTCAGAAAag GTTGGGTGAAGTAACTCTGAAGGACGTTAAAGCAGCTGTGGATCAAGAGGGAAACTACAGGTATCACTTCAAGGCCCTGGACCCAGAGTTTGGCACAGTGAAGGAGGAG GTGTACCTGGATGCAGCAGTCGTTCCAGGCTGGGAAGGTAAAATCGTGGCGTGGGTAGAAGAGGACCGCGGTGACGACAG
- the dixdc1b gene encoding dixin-A isoform X4 — protein MIASLSRGSLLDEVLHGSSNEQQLAAYISWVNCQLKRKPGLKPVTNLRHDLQDGVVLTKLIEIVAGEVLEGVFVTPQSKDESRKNVEQVLQFISSRNIRMPHISARDIVDGNLKSVMRIILALAAHFKPSANQRAAAGSGRTLTRGHASHNPLSPVALAQGAAAALATACFDASQPARVTRIHSDWGLDKEKNVCVRALVQQYERGSPDEQDNPQPTSSVSPLSHPKAPPSSQPDRSEDDRQRQQSSAESSHAVVETAWEDSLSETLENDVQETRKMVSALQALLLHGSLPEDEKDVSLSLDQCNPEQQLVVTRSRLDQSMEEAQELKRELLHCKQEMRNLQGVKGAQQQRLCTQEASILQMKQELLRASMTKDELNNQNAELQWKLEENNRLWGECKKEIGQKERLLQQLKRMLEESQKQQNELQRELEHKNNLLQELRGRDLQQIPSGTENNGCSYSGNPAPSVSDQADKVQLLRDALRSLRNNFRDHDPQHHTLDTLEQGIVSLIDRLHVVHTHRARGKSPRRKGQQTDSDSWSCTKVGQSHSGSSASTKILYFTGKSPTPSMINIQKRLGEVTLKDVKAAVDQEGNYRYHFKALDPEFGTVKEEVYLDAAVVPGWEGKIVAWVEEDRGDDRIPEAHRHNSSEKRKWTMLFFWIGLFSKLL, from the exons ATGATCGCCTCACTCTCGAGAGGAAGTTTGCTGGACGAGGTTCTTCACGGGAGCTCCAACGAG cagcagctggcagCATATATTTCCTGGGTGAACTGTCAGCTGAAGAGGAAACCGGGTCTGAAGCCTGTCACTAACCTCAGGCATGACCTGCAGGATGGGGTGGTTCTCACAAAACTCATAGAGATAGTTg CTGGTGAAGTGCTGGAGGGAGTATTTGTGACTCCTCAAAGCAAAGACGAAAGCAGGAAGAATGTGGAGCAGGTCTTGCAGTTCATTTCCTCCCGAAACATACGCATGCCGCACATATCCGCAAGAG ACATTGTTGATGGTAACCTGAAATCTGTAATGAGGATAATTCTGGCGCTGGCGGCTCACTTCAAACCTTCAGCCAACCAAAGGGCTGCTGCTGGAAGTGGAAGGACCTTGACAAGAGGCCATGCCAGCCACAACCCTCTCTCCCCTGTTGCATTAGCACAAGGGGCCGCTGCTGCATTGGCGACGGCCTGTTTTGATGCCTCACAGCCTGCACGAGTCACACGTATCCACAG TGACTGGGGGTTGGACAAggaaaagaatgtgtgtgttcgtgcacTGGTCCAGCAGTATGAAAGAGGATCTCCAGATGAGCAGGACAATCCTCAGCCCACCAG CTCCGTCAGTCCACTGTCGCATCCAAAAGCTCCACCGAGCAGCCAGCCTGACAGATCGGAAGATGACCGCCAACGACAGCAGAGCAGTG CTGAGTCATCTCATGCTGTAGTGGAGACGGCGTGGGAAGATTCTCTCAGTGAAACTTTGGAGAATGACGTACAGGAGACAAGAAAAATGGTGTCAGCCCTACAG GCTCTACTGCTTCATGGTTCTCTTCCTGAGGATGAGAAGGACGTGTCTTTGTCTTTGGACCAGTGCAACCCTGAACAGCAGCTG GTAGTCACTCGCAGTCGCTTGGATCAGAGTATGGAGGAGGCACAGgagttaaag AGGGAACTGCTGCACTGTAAGCAAGAGATGAGAAACCTCCAGGGAGTCAAA GGCGCCCAACAGCAGAGGCTGTGCACTCAGGAGGCATCAATCCTGCAGATGAAGCAAGAGCTTCTCCGAGCCAGCATGACAAAGGATGAGCTCAACAaccaaaat GCAGAGCTACAGTGGAAGCTGGAGGAAAATAATAGACTGTGGGGTGAATGCAAG AAAGAGATTGGACAGAAGGAAAGACTACTGCAGCAACTTAAACGCATGCTCGAAGAAAGCCAGAAACAGCAG AATGAGTTGCAAAGAGAGTTGGAGCATAAAAACAACTTGCTGCAGGAGCTTAGGGGCAGAGATCTGCAACAG ATTCCCTCCGGCACAGAGAACAATGGATGTTCTTACTCTGGAAATCCAGCTCCCTCTGTGTCAGAC CAGGCAGATAAGGTTCAGCTGCTCAGAGACGCACTCCGGAGTTTGAGGAACAACTTCAGGGACCATGACCCGCAGCACCATACTCTGGACACCCTGGAGCAGGGCATAGTATCACTCATCGACAGACTGCatgttgtgcacacacacagg GCAAGGGGGAAGTCTCCAAGACGTAAAGGTCAAcaaacagactctgactccTGGTCCTGCACAA AGGTTGGTCAGTCCCACAGTGGCTCCTCTGCCTCGACTAAAATCCTTTATTTCACTGGAAAATCCCCAACGCCTTCCATGATCAATATTCAGAAAag GTTGGGTGAAGTAACTCTGAAGGACGTTAAAGCAGCTGTGGATCAAGAGGGAAACTACAGGTATCACTTCAAGGCCCTGGACCCAGAGTTTGGCACAGTGAAGGAGGAG GTGTACCTGGATGCAGCAGTCGTTCCAGGCTGGGAAGGTAAAATCGTGGCGTGGGTAGAAGAGGACCGCGGTGACGACAG